The nucleotide window CAAGCGCGACGAGCAGGGCCGGGAGCGGTGCACCGCCTGTGGCCTCTGCGCTGTGGCCTGCCCCGCCGAAGCCATTACGATGGTGGCCGGCGAGCGGAAAAAGGGCGAAGAAGGCCTCTACCGCGAGGAGAAGTACGCCATCAGCTACGAAATCAACATGCTGCGCTGCATCTTCTGCGGGCTCTGCGAAGAAGCCTGCCCGAAAGCCGCCGTGTACCTCCAGGCCGACAAGATGGCTCCGCCGCGCTTCGAGCGGGACGAGTTCATCTACGGCAAGGACCGTCTGGTAGAGCCCGTGTCGCCGGATGAGCGGTCCGTCCGCGGCATTCAGCTCACGCCCGAGCAGGCCGATACGTTGCGCGGCAAGCTGCAGCAGGCATAATGATACTTGTGTTGCTCTGCATAGCGCAACAAAACTAACTTCTTCTCATGTCTCCTCTTTTCCTGTTTCTGTCGTTTGTGGCGCTGCTGAGCGCGCTGGGCGTGGTGTTTGCCAAAAACCCGGTGCACAGCGTGCTGTTCCTGATTCTGACGTTCTTCTCCCTCTCCGGGCACTACCTGCTGCTGAACGCGCAGTTTCTGGCGGCCGTGAACATCATCGTGTATGCAGGGGCCATCATGGTCCTCTTCCTGTTCGTGATTATGTTCCTGAACCTGAACGTGGACACGGAACCGCACAAGCCGGCCCTGGCCAAAATTGCCGCAGCAGTGGCCGGTGGCTCCCTGCTGCTCATTCTGGTAGCGGCCCTGAAAGACGTGCGGCCCACTGGGGTACCGACCGGCACGGCCTTTAACTCGCAAATCGGAATGGTAGACCAGCTGGGCATGAGGCTGTACACCGACTTCCTGCTGCCCTTCGAGTTGGCCTCCGTGCTGTTTCTGGTGGCTATGGTCGGCGCCGTGATGCTGGGCAAGCGCGAAACCGGCGAGCGGAATTTTTAGCTTTATCCGCTGCTATTAGCAGAAATGAAACGCGGCGGCTGAAACATCAGTCGCCGCGTTTTTTATGTACTTGCAACAGCCCCATTCTATTTTATGAAAAGCTTTTTTTTCGCTCTTGCTTCTTTTGGATTTCCCATGCTTTTTCAGGTAGTGGAATCGTTTGTAAAAAGCCAAAAAAGACCAATATTGATTGTAAACATCTATGTTAATAATCAAGAGAAAAGATTACGAGTAAAAGCAAAGAATATAGCATTAAGGTCTCGCACTCGAAATTATGCTCTTCAGGACAGCGCTAATACATTAATTCTACCAGCCATACCTAAAGACGACACACTGGAATTGACTATTAAAATAAACTATCAGCACATTCGCATGAACTATATTCCAGGGTGGCGATTGCAGCCCGGAGCAACTGTTTCAATTGGCCGGCTCAATAATTTCAACAAAGTTATTTCGATAGCTAAAGAGGACAATATGACTCCATCAGATGAAGGTTATTCTATTTGGAATAACAGATATCGTATAGCACCGGAAGGAAGTGTTATTGACTTACCCAACATCACCGATATTAAACAAGTCAATTACATTATCTTAAATGGATATGCACAAGGCACATATTTGATGGTTCATCGAATAATACCCAAATCAAATACGCAAAAAACAGGCAACTGATGTATCAGTCGCTGCTTGTCATTCTATAATTCGTTCCCATGCTGACAATAGAAACTCATACACTATACGCAATTGCTTTAAGCTCGTACTAATTCTTCAACTATGAAACTTCCTGCTAGAAGGCCGTTCTTCTACACGCTATTCATTGCCACGGCCACTATTCTAGTCGTATGGTTTTTGGGTTTGCGGCAAGAGTGGAGCCTGTTTAAAGAATCACTCATTACGCTTACCATCCTGTCGGTAGCATTTGGGTCATTCCTGACGGTAAGCCTGTTTCAGGGAGTCTGGGTTCACGACAATTTTGGCAATCTGCAGGAACACATCCGGCGCATGCCTTTCCCCGACCAGATAACCGAATTAAGTACAGGGGATTTAGATCTGGATTTTGATGCGGGTGAAGGGTGCGGCGCTATTATCCTCGGCATTTTGGCGTGGCTGCTGGTTGCAGCTATTGCCGTGGTTCTGCTCTGGTTTTTTGCGGCCGTAGCCTGGGTTGTTTTTATGGTACTGTCCGCTATGCTTTACTGGATTTTCTTCCGGGCACTTCGGTTTGCGCTGCGTCATGGGCGCGAATGCCGGGGAAGGCTTGCCCCAAGCCTGCGCTATGCATTTACCTACACGATAGTATATACATCCTGGCTTTACGCCATTATATTGACCACACACTACTTGCTATAGAAAGCAATTCCTGCCCCGGTTTCACCGACGTTTTTTATGTTTAGGCATGGAAATCAAGCTGTATAAATCCCCTTGGCGGGCCGTGAAGCTGCTGCTGGGCAGCGGAGCCTTTGTGGCGGCAGGCGTTTGGCTGTTGCAGCAGCCGGATACGTCGCGCCTGATGGCGTGGGCCTGCGTGGGGTTCTTTGGGCTGGGCATTCCCGTGGGCATTTTTCAGCTGCTCGACCGGCGCCCGCAGATCATCATCAATGAAGTAGGCATTTTCGACCGCACCACTTACAAGGGCTTTATCAACTGGGATATTATTCAGGATGCGTACCTGATGGAGGTGCATGGGCAGAAAATTCTGTGCCTAGTGGTGCCACAGGAGTTTGAGCCCTCCCGCGCCCAGGGCACCGTGGCCCAGTCGATGGCCCAGCTGGCAAAGTCCCTCGGGTTTCAGGAGCTGAATATCCCGCTGGGCATGATTCAGATCAACGAAGTACGCTTCACCCAGTTTCTGCTTGCCATGACCCAGGTAGAGCGCCCCGACCGCGCGAACCTGCTGGCGCAGTATAACGCTTAAGACCACCGCGGCCCCCGATTTCTCAGAGGCCGCGGTAGTATCAAGCGTTATAAGGAAGCCGACTGACTGGGGTCTGCCGCCCGGCGGCGCATCCAAGCCGGCCCGCAGGCACCCGCCATTTTCTGACGGAACTTCTCCTGCTCTTCGGGCGTGAGGCCGGCCATGCGGGCCTCCACTTTCTGCTTCCACTCCCGGCGGTGTCGTGCCCAGCCCCCGCGGCCCTTGCGCCCGCCCCAGCCCCCGAACAGGATACGGGAAAGCACGAGCAGGCCCAGCGCCTGCCAGATGCTGATAAGCGGCAGATTGAACAGGTCGGGCAGCAGCCAGTTCCACAGGCGCATGGTTACGTAGCCCGCCACGGCCACAAACAGAACGGCGAAAAGTACGAATTTGAGGCCGCGCAGCAGCCAGAAGGAGCGGTTCATTTTTGTTGTCAGTTATCAGTTGATAGTTGTCAGGTAGTGAGAGCCGTCAGCGTTGCTGTATCAATAGCAGTGATACTGGCAACTGACAACTCTCGACCAACAACTCAATCCGTAAATAGCTCGGTGTAGAGCGTCTGGAGGCGTTTGCGCAGGTGCTGCACGGCGTAGTGCTTGCGCGAAATGAGGGTTTTGAGCGGAACGCCGGTTTCCTCCTCCATTTCACGAAAGGTCTTGTCTTCCAGCTCGTGCCAGATGAACACTTGTCGCTGAGCGGCCGGCAGTTCGGCCAGGGCGTCGCTGAGGGTTTCCATCAGCGTTTCGCGCAGCAGGCGGTTTTCCGGCGCATCGTCGGTGGCGGGCAGCAGGTCGGCCAGCAGCAGGGAATTCTCCTCATCATCGGAGTATGCGGCCATTTCCGCTTCCAGCGAGGTAGTGCGCTTGCGCCGGTACAGGTCCGTGATTTTGTTGCGGGCCACCCGAAAAAGCCAGGCAGCGGCCTGCTCTACGGGCTTCAGCATCCGGTAGCTTTCTACCAGTTCGGCAAACACGTCCTGCAACACGTCTTCGGCTTCCGCCTCGTCGGGGATGCGGCGGCGAATGAACGCCAGCAGGCGCTTGCGCTGGGTGCGCACGGCTTCCTGTATCTGCAGGTCCTGGTGGCCGGCCGTCATCAGCGAAGCATCGAGGGGTAAAGCAATGGTTTCCATTCTACTGACGCAGACGCGCCAGCCGGCAAGATATTTTAGCGGCGCCGAAAATATTCCGCCCGCTCTGCGCTCCACCGCTTATGGCGGCGTAAAGGCCCTTCTAAGCGGCGTAGATGCGTTTCGAAAGGGCGTACGGCCCTTTCGAAACGGCGTGTGCCTTACTGGAAGTGGTACAGGAAGGTGATGATGCCAGTATAGGCCGGCTTGCGGCTGCCGTTGATTTCCAGATTTACCTCAATGCGGGCTTTGGCAATGCCGCGCAGGTCTTTCACCGATAGCAGCTTGGCTTGCAGGCGTACTTCGCTGTTTACCAGCACGGCCTGGTTGAAGCGCAGGGCTTCGATTTCGTAGTTCACTTGCATTTTCAGGTTCTCAATCGTCACAATCTGGTTCCAGAGGTAAGGCAGCAGCGCTACGGTGAGGTAGCCGTGCGCAATGGTGCCCCCAAACGGTGACTCGGCCGCGGCGCGGTCCGCGTCCAGGTGAATCCACTGAAAATCGAGCGTGGCGGCCGCAAAATGGTTGATCTGCTCCTGGGTGATGGTGTGCCAGGCGGAGGTGCCTAGCTCCTGGGTTTCGTACTGTTGCAGCTCCGGGAGGCTGCCAATGGTAAGGCTCATACGGGAGGGAATTGGCGGAAAAAGGTGCGAGCGGCGAAGGTACGCGTTAACCGCCGTGTGTAATGAGAGTAATCGAAGCAGCTAAATACCCTGAAAAGCAAAAAGCGGCTCCCCAAGATGGGGAGCCGCTTTTGAGGACGTGGGTAGCATCAAAGCTACTTCACCACCAGCTTCTGCGAATACAGTCCGCCAGGCGTCTGCACGGTGATGATGTACATACCGGCAGCCAGACGAGCGGCGGGCGTTACCGTCAGCTCCTGCTGAGCCTGCGTGAGGCTTACGGCCTGCTGCTGCACTGTGCGGCCGAAGCCATCGAGGATGCGTAGCGTGCCCTGGCCGCGCAAGCCTACTGTCAGCACGCGCAGCTGGCTGCCATCCGAGGGGTTCGGATACGCCTGCATCGAGGCTTTGGCCGTCGTCGTGACCGTAACGGTTACTGCTGAGCTCAGGGTAGTACGACCATCCAAGTCTACCTGGCGCAACCGGTAGTACGACAGGCCCTGGAAAGGCTTGGCATCGGTGGCGGCGTAGGTGTGGTAGTTGGTGGTAGTGCCATTGCCCGCCACCTGCGTCAGGGCCACAAAGTCACGGCCATTGAGGGAGCGTTCCACTACGAAGTGGGAGCTGTTTTTCTCCGAGGCCGTAGCCCAGGACAGCTGTACCGTGGCACCCACGGCCTTGGCCGAGAAAGCCACCAGCTGTACCGGCAGCGGGGTCAGGTCGTTGTTGAGCGGGTTGTCTACCAGGTTGGTCGAAGCCAGCGCAAACAACGAATTGTTGGTGATGGTGGTAGAGCCGGAGGTTACGTAGCCAGCCGGCGCGGCGGGTGAGAACACCCCGGCGCCGCCTTCGTTGGTCCAGGTGCCGCCCGATTCGGCGGGCGTACTCACGCTGGACCGGGCAATGCGCAGGTTGCTGGGCACGTTGATTTCCTCATCCTCCCGGTTGGTATTGAAGCTCAGGCGCACCGTGGGCTGATTGATAGTCCCGGCAAGGGTGAAGATGCGGTAGTAGCGTACCCGCGAAAGGTTGGAAATGCGCGGGTCGGTAGTTGCTACCGGACCAGTGGCCGACTCCTGGACCATTTCTACCAGTACTTCTGCTCCTAAGCTGCTGCCGCCCTGAGCCGTGATGATAACCGGGCGGTAGAAGTCCTCGTTGCGAATATTGTAGTTGCCCACCGGGAACGAGCGGGTGGCGTAGGCTGTGGTGGGGAATACCATAGCCAGCTTGCCCAGGATGTAGGCCCCCAGGCTCTCCCCGATTACCGGCTGCGCGCCGGTGTTGGTAAGGCGCAGGGTATTCGTGCCGGTGATAATGTTGCCGCTGTTGAGGCTAAGCAGGTTGCTCACCGTCACGTTCTGCTGCATGGTAAGGGAGCCGCTGCCTACTTTGTTCAGGTTATAGAACGTGGTAGTGCCGCTCAGGGTGCGGGCCTGGCTGCTCAGGAAGCGTACCGTGCTGGTAGCCGGCATGAAGGTAGCCGAGTTGGTCCAGTTGCCCTGCAGGCTGATGGTGCCACTACCCGCGTTGAAGTTGCCCTGGTTTACGAAGTCCCCGGCAAGCGTCAGCACGTTGGCGTTGGCTGCGTAGTTGCCCGAGTTGGTGAGGTTGCCGCTTACGACCAGCGCCCCGTTGCCAGCCTCCAGGGAACCGGAGTTAGCGAGGTTGCCGCTCACGGTCACCGTTCCGTCCTGGCTCAGAGCATTGAATACGCCTGCGTTTTCCAGATTCGTCGAAACAGTTAGTGCCCCGTCGCCGTGGTTGTAGGTTCCCGAGTTGGTGAGGCTGGAGCCCACGGCTACGCTGCCGTTGCCGGCCGTGATGGTGCCAGCGTTGGTAAGCGTGGTCCCGATAACGGCATTGCCTCCGGCCAACGTCAGGCTCGCGCCCGTGTTGTTCACCACTGCTCCGGCCAGCGTCAGGTTGCCCGAGCCCAGGTTTACATTGCCATTGTTGGTAAGTGGCTGCGCCGGGTTCAGCAGGGTTACATCGATGTTGTCGTTGTTGTTGACGGTGTTGCCGGCCTCAATCTGCATGTAGCCGTTGAGTTGCAAGGGCACGTTGCCAAGCGACTTGGTAGCCGAAGCGCCCGAACCCGAAAAGACCAGGTTGTTGTAGATGGAGCGGGGTGGCAGCGTCACAATCAGACCCGTGTATTCTACCGTGCCGCCGGCGATGCTGGTGAAGTCGTCGTAGTTGCCGGCCGGGAAGGTAGAGGAGTTGATTTTCAACCGCCCGGTGCCCGTCACTACTCCGAAGTTATTGGAGGTGTAGCTACTGATATCCAGCGTGCCGTTCAGCGTGAGCGAGGAAGCACTCTGGCCGGCCGTTGTGGTTTTCACCACGTGGTTCGGCAGGATAACGACCGGCGTGCCGGCCGTAGGGGCAGCCGCTACGGCCGGGCCTGAACCGTCTGAGGTCAGGGTCCAGGTATTCACATCCGACCAAGTAGCTCCCGTTGTTGTAACGTTGGCAGCCCCCGCACGGCTGTAATACACGCTCACCGTGCCGAATTCAGTGGCACCAACCGTGGTACCACCTACCCCGGCTGTATAGTCGCCGTTCAGGTACGCAGCACCCGTAAGGGTAATCAGGCCAGTACTAACAACCGCTGTATTGCCGGTGCCCGTCACACCGCCAACCGGTGCCCATTGATTGATGAGGAAACGACCGGGCACGTACTGGGTTTTCTGACTGGAGGTGCCTTGCGCGTCGGCTGGCAGGAACGTGTACTGATGCGTAGCGACAAGGCCATTGAAGCCCGTGCCGCTCACGCGCCAGTAGTAGTTCAGCTGCGAATTGTTGCCACTCGTGGTAGAGGGATGCGCCGTGTTAACCGGAGCAACCGTGAGGACACCCGGCAAGGTGTTAGCACTGATTGTGTAGATAGCCGGCGTGTATTTGTCAGTCACCCCTACCGGGAAGGTGAAGGAGGCTACACCGGTGGTAAACGACTTCTGCACGCCGCCATCGGCCACCGAGCCGTTGGTGATGATCATCTTCGTGGCAGAGAAGGGCGCTCCGGCAATAGCACCTGCTGTGTTAGTCAGCTTCAACAAGTTGGAGCCAATAGTCAGGTTGCCGCTCGTAAGCGTGAGTACGCCATCCACCTGCTGAGCAGCCAGAGTGGTTGCGCCGGCGCTGTTGTTCAGCTCCAGGTTACCAAAGATACCCGTACCATCACCGCCGATATTCTGAGCAGTGGTGTTGATTAGCACTATTTTACCCGCCCCGCTATGCTTGGCTGAGTTTACCACGTTGCCTACTACGGAAATGGTATTGCCCCCATCGGCCAGTTCGCCTTTGGTGAGCGTCAGCTGGCCATTCACGCGCAGCGTGGAATTGGCCGCCAGCGTCACCTTTCCACCCGACAGGGTATTGTTTATCACCAGATTAGCAAAGCTGGTGACGTTGGTTCCAGCACCCGCTACCGTTTGGCTGGCTACTGAGCCGTTCAGCGTGGTGGTTTGCGAAGCGCTTTGCACCCGGTAGCCTCCGGTCGTCAGGTTCGTTGTGGTAGCCGTGTTGTTGTTCGTGAAGTTGCCGGCTACGGATACGTCCAGGCCATTGGCATCGAACACCGAGGTGGCGTTACCAATCGTGAGGTTGCCTTTCAGCGTCAGCGGATTTTGCAGGAGCTGAGCGGTATTGGTGCCGTTCTCAACCTTCAGGCTATACAACGGCACGGTGGTGTCCAGCTTCAGCAGGCCAGGAGCCGTGGTATTTCCCAGGATAACCTCCCCGCCCGTAACGGTGCTGCCAGCCGGGTGCAGATATACGTCTGGCGTAGCGGCTACCCCCAGGGTGCGTAACACCTTCAGGGTACCATCGGTCATGGTAAATGTACCGGAATTGAGTACTTCAAAGACGGCGCGGCTGTTGTTCAGCGCAAAGGAAGTACTGTTT belongs to Hymenobacter sp. J193 and includes:
- a CDS encoding RNA polymerase sigma factor, translated to METIALPLDASLMTAGHQDLQIQEAVRTQRKRLLAFIRRRIPDEAEAEDVLQDVFAELVESYRMLKPVEQAAAWLFRVARNKITDLYRRKRTTSLEAEMAAYSDDEENSLLLADLLPATDDAPENRLLRETLMETLSDALAELPAAQRQVFIWHELEDKTFREMEEETGVPLKTLISRKHYAVQHLRKRLQTLYTELFTD
- a CDS encoding MaoC family dehydratase gives rise to the protein MSLTIGSLPELQQYETQELGTSAWHTITQEQINHFAAATLDFQWIHLDADRAAAESPFGGTIAHGYLTVALLPYLWNQIVTIENLKMQVNYEIEALRFNQAVLVNSEVRLQAKLLSVKDLRGIAKARIEVNLEINGSRKPAYTGIITFLYHFQ
- a CDS encoding NADH-quinone oxidoreductase subunit I, which gives rise to MQLTNRAKKLEKKPMTLAERAYLPAIFQGLSITMRHFFMKKATVRYPEEVRPFSPIFRGLHVLKRDEQGRERCTACGLCAVACPAEAITMVAGERKKGEEGLYREEKYAISYEINMLRCIFCGLCEEACPKAAVYLQADKMAPPRFERDEFIYGKDRLVEPVSPDERSVRGIQLTPEQADTLRGKLQQA
- a CDS encoding STM3941 family protein — its product is MEIKLYKSPWRAVKLLLGSGAFVAAGVWLLQQPDTSRLMAWACVGFFGLGIPVGIFQLLDRRPQIIINEVGIFDRTTYKGFINWDIIQDAYLMEVHGQKILCLVVPQEFEPSRAQGTVAQSMAQLAKSLGFQELNIPLGMIQINEVRFTQFLLAMTQVERPDRANLLAQYNA
- a CDS encoding NADH-quinone oxidoreductase subunit J, with translation MSPLFLFLSFVALLSALGVVFAKNPVHSVLFLILTFFSLSGHYLLLNAQFLAAVNIIVYAGAIMVLFLFVIMFLNLNVDTEPHKPALAKIAAAVAGGSLLLILVAALKDVRPTGVPTGTAFNSQIGMVDQLGMRLYTDFLLPFELASVLFLVAMVGAVMLGKRETGERNF